A region of Pan troglodytes isolate AG18354 chromosome 23, NHGRI_mPanTro3-v2.0_pri, whole genome shotgun sequence DNA encodes the following proteins:
- the TPST2 gene encoding protein-tyrosine sulfotransferase 2 isoform X1 — MRLSVRRVLLAAGCALVLVLAVQLGQQVLECRAVLAGLRSPRGAMRPEQEELVMVGTNHVEYRYGKAMPLIFVGGVPRSGTTLMRAMLDAHPEVRCGEETRIIPRVLAMRQAWSKSGREKLRLDEAGVTDEVLDAAMQAFILEVIAKHGEPARVLCNKDPFTLKSSVYLSRLFPNSKFLLMVRDGRASVHSMITRKVTIAGFDLSSYRDCLTKWNKAIEVMYAQCMEVGKEKCLPVYYEQLVLHPRRSLKLILDFLGIAWSDAVLHHEDLIGKPGGVSLSKIERSTDQVIKPVNLEALSKWTGHIPGDVVRDMAQIAPMLAQLGYDPYANPPNYGNPDPFVINNTQRVLKGDYKTPANLKGYFQVNQSSTSSHLGSS, encoded by the exons ATGCGCCTGTCGGTGCGGAGGGTGCTGCTGGCAGCCGGCTGCGCCCTGGTCCTGGTGCTGGCGGTTCAGCTGGGACAGCAGGTGCTAGAGTGCCGGGCGGTGCTGGCGGGCCTGCGGAGCCCCCGGGGGGCCATGCGGCCTGAGCAGGAGGAGCTGGTGATGGTGGGCACCAACCACGTGGAATACCGCTACGGCAAGGCCATGCCGCTCATCTTCGTGGGTGGCGTGCCTCGCAGTGGCACCACGTTGATGCGCGCCATGCTGGACGCCCACCCCGAGGTGCGCTGCGGCGAGGAGACCCGCATCATCCCGCGCGTGCTGGCCATGCGCCAGGCCTGGTCCAAGTCTGGCCGTGAGAAGCTGCGGCTGGACGAGGCGGGGGTGACGGATGAGGTGCTGGACGCCGCCATGCAGGCCTTCATCCTGGAGGTGATTGCCAAGCACGGAGAGCCGGCCCGCGTGCTCTGCAACAAGGACCCATTTACGCTCAAGTCCTCGGTCTACCTGTCGCGCCTGTTCCCCAACTCCAAGTTCCTGCTGATGGTGCGGGACGGCCGGGCCTCCGTGCACTCCATGATCACGCGCAAAGTCACCATCGCGGGCTTTGACCTCAGCAGCTACCGTGACTGCCTCACCAAGTGGAACAAGGCCATCGAGGTGATGTACGCCCAGTGCATGGAGGTGGGCAAGGAGAAGTGCCTGCCTGTGTACTACGAGCAGCTGGTGCTGCACCCCAGGCGCTCACTCAAGCTCATCCTCGACTTCCTCGGCATCGCCTGGAGCGACGCTGTTCTCCACCATGAAGACCTCATTGGCAAGCCTGGTGGTGTCTCCCTGTCCAA GATCGAGCGGTCCACGGACCAGGTCATCAAGCCTGTTAACCTGGAAGCGCTCTCCAAGTGGACTGGCCACATCCCTGGGGATGTGGTGCGGGACATGGCCCAGATCGCCCCCATGCTGGCTCAGCTCGGCTATGACCCTTATGCAAACCCCCCCAACTATGGCAACCCTGACCCCTTCGTCATCAACAACACACAGCGG gTCTTGAAAGGGGACTATAAAACACCAGCCAATCTGAAAGGATATTTTCAG GTGAACCAGAGCAGCACCTCCTCCCACTTAGGAAGCTCGTGA
- the TPST2 gene encoding protein-tyrosine sulfotransferase 2 isoform X3: MAEPEHVGTGPYSRATLALPADSLGTQAQGLEPRDESAQGRCKPGGLPANLSLKPQKWALRPGLPRLRPSMRLSVRRVLLAAGCALVLVLAVQLGQQVLECRAVLAGLRSPRGAMRPEQEELVMVGTNHVEYRYGKAMPLIFVGGVPRSGTTLMRAMLDAHPEVRCGEETRIIPRVLAMRQAWSKSGREKLRLDEAGVTDEVLDAAMQAFILEVIAKHGEPARVLCNKDPFTLKSSVYLSRLFPNSKFLLMVRDGRASVHSMITRKVTIAGFDLSSYRDCLTKWNKAIEVMYAQCMEVGKEKCLPVYYEQLVLHPRRSLKLILDFLGIAWSDAVLHHEDLIGKPGGVSLSKIERSTDQVIKPVNLEALSKWTGHIPGDVVRDMAQIAPMLAQLGYDPYANPPNYGNPDPFVINNTQRVLKGDYKTPANLKGYFQVNQSSTSSHLGSS, translated from the exons ATGGCTGAGCCTGAGCACGTGGGCACTGGGCCCTACTCCAGGGCCACTCT GGCTCTGCCAGCAGACAGCCTTGGCACACAGGCACAAGGGCTGGAGCCCAGAGATGAGAGTGCCCAAGGGAG ATGTAAGCCTGGCGGGCTGCCCGCTAACCTGTCGCTGAAGCCCCAGAAGTGGGCCCTCAGGCCAGGCCTACCCCGCCTCCGGCCCAGCATGCGCCTGTCGGTGCGGAGGGTGCTGCTGGCAGCCGGCTGCGCCCTGGTCCTGGTGCTGGCGGTTCAGCTGGGACAGCAGGTGCTAGAGTGCCGGGCGGTGCTGGCGGGCCTGCGGAGCCCCCGGGGGGCCATGCGGCCTGAGCAGGAGGAGCTGGTGATGGTGGGCACCAACCACGTGGAATACCGCTACGGCAAGGCCATGCCGCTCATCTTCGTGGGTGGCGTGCCTCGCAGTGGCACCACGTTGATGCGCGCCATGCTGGACGCCCACCCCGAGGTGCGCTGCGGCGAGGAGACCCGCATCATCCCGCGCGTGCTGGCCATGCGCCAGGCCTGGTCCAAGTCTGGCCGTGAGAAGCTGCGGCTGGACGAGGCGGGGGTGACGGATGAGGTGCTGGACGCCGCCATGCAGGCCTTCATCCTGGAGGTGATTGCCAAGCACGGAGAGCCGGCCCGCGTGCTCTGCAACAAGGACCCATTTACGCTCAAGTCCTCGGTCTACCTGTCGCGCCTGTTCCCCAACTCCAAGTTCCTGCTGATGGTGCGGGACGGCCGGGCCTCCGTGCACTCCATGATCACGCGCAAAGTCACCATCGCGGGCTTTGACCTCAGCAGCTACCGTGACTGCCTCACCAAGTGGAACAAGGCCATCGAGGTGATGTACGCCCAGTGCATGGAGGTGGGCAAGGAGAAGTGCCTGCCTGTGTACTACGAGCAGCTGGTGCTGCACCCCAGGCGCTCACTCAAGCTCATCCTCGACTTCCTCGGCATCGCCTGGAGCGACGCTGTTCTCCACCATGAAGACCTCATTGGCAAGCCTGGTGGTGTCTCCCTGTCCAA GATCGAGCGGTCCACGGACCAGGTCATCAAGCCTGTTAACCTGGAAGCGCTCTCCAAGTGGACTGGCCACATCCCTGGGGATGTGGTGCGGGACATGGCCCAGATCGCCCCCATGCTGGCTCAGCTCGGCTATGACCCTTATGCAAACCCCCCCAACTATGGCAACCCTGACCCCTTCGTCATCAACAACACACAGCGG gTCTTGAAAGGGGACTATAAAACACCAGCCAATCTGAAAGGATATTTTCAG GTGAACCAGAGCAGCACCTCCTCCCACTTAGGAAGCTCGTGA
- the TPST2 gene encoding protein-tyrosine sulfotransferase 2 isoform X2, translated as MRLSVRRVLLAAGCALVLVLAVQLGQQVLECRAVLAGLRSPRGAMRPEQEELVMVGTNHVEYRYGKAMPLIFVGGVPRSGTTLMRAMLDAHPEVRCGEETRIIPRVLAMRQAWSKSGREKLRLDEAGVTDEVLDAAMQAFILEVIAKHGEPARVLCNKDPFTLKSSVYLSRLFPNSKFLLMVRDGRASVHSMITRKVTIAGFDLSSYRDCLTKWNKAIEVMYAQCMEVGKEKCLPVYYEQLVLHPRRSLKLILDFLGIAWSDAVLHHEDLIGKPGGVSLSKIERSTDQVIKPVNLEALSKWTGHIPGDVVRDMAQIAPMLAQLGYDPYANPPNYGNPDPFVINNTQRVLKGDYKTPANLKGYFQALSSTRT; from the exons ATGCGCCTGTCGGTGCGGAGGGTGCTGCTGGCAGCCGGCTGCGCCCTGGTCCTGGTGCTGGCGGTTCAGCTGGGACAGCAGGTGCTAGAGTGCCGGGCGGTGCTGGCGGGCCTGCGGAGCCCCCGGGGGGCCATGCGGCCTGAGCAGGAGGAGCTGGTGATGGTGGGCACCAACCACGTGGAATACCGCTACGGCAAGGCCATGCCGCTCATCTTCGTGGGTGGCGTGCCTCGCAGTGGCACCACGTTGATGCGCGCCATGCTGGACGCCCACCCCGAGGTGCGCTGCGGCGAGGAGACCCGCATCATCCCGCGCGTGCTGGCCATGCGCCAGGCCTGGTCCAAGTCTGGCCGTGAGAAGCTGCGGCTGGACGAGGCGGGGGTGACGGATGAGGTGCTGGACGCCGCCATGCAGGCCTTCATCCTGGAGGTGATTGCCAAGCACGGAGAGCCGGCCCGCGTGCTCTGCAACAAGGACCCATTTACGCTCAAGTCCTCGGTCTACCTGTCGCGCCTGTTCCCCAACTCCAAGTTCCTGCTGATGGTGCGGGACGGCCGGGCCTCCGTGCACTCCATGATCACGCGCAAAGTCACCATCGCGGGCTTTGACCTCAGCAGCTACCGTGACTGCCTCACCAAGTGGAACAAGGCCATCGAGGTGATGTACGCCCAGTGCATGGAGGTGGGCAAGGAGAAGTGCCTGCCTGTGTACTACGAGCAGCTGGTGCTGCACCCCAGGCGCTCACTCAAGCTCATCCTCGACTTCCTCGGCATCGCCTGGAGCGACGCTGTTCTCCACCATGAAGACCTCATTGGCAAGCCTGGTGGTGTCTCCCTGTCCAA GATCGAGCGGTCCACGGACCAGGTCATCAAGCCTGTTAACCTGGAAGCGCTCTCCAAGTGGACTGGCCACATCCCTGGGGATGTGGTGCGGGACATGGCCCAGATCGCCCCCATGCTGGCTCAGCTCGGCTATGACCCTTATGCAAACCCCCCCAACTATGGCAACCCTGACCCCTTCGTCATCAACAACACACAGCGG gTCTTGAAAGGGGACTATAAAACACCAGCCAATCTGAAAGGATATTTTCAG GCTCTTTCTTCAACTCGAACGTAA